The proteins below are encoded in one region of Gopherus flavomarginatus isolate rGopFla2 chromosome 12, rGopFla2.mat.asm, whole genome shotgun sequence:
- the LOC127032870 gene encoding translation initiation factor IF-2-like translates to MGGRSQSTTPGPSPPAPEAIPTAALSEAPSGKGAREAPSGASTGRDPGGGAVSPSGAATASPAGTTNWESSGDKAGDSTSAPPFLLFRGASESEVCKETRAFRLPRFPCTKDQPSMASSGGWLTGVGSGGKGNGSGTRGGSGGTAETGEDSPWDEPSPTAGGSPATPSSTEVDREGGGGAASGAGQLGGPAMTGSAPCRGSGVPDAPPCWAKGQSLRTCPIARQR, encoded by the coding sequence atgggagggagatcacagtccaccaccccagggccctccccgccagcacccgaggcgatacccaccgcggcgctctcagaggcgccaagtgggaagggggcgagagaggctccctcgggggcatccacgggaagggaccccggaggaggggcggtgtcaccttccggtgctgccacggcatccccagccggcaccacaaactgggagtcatcaggggacaaggcgggagactcgacatcggcgccccccttcctgctcttccggggggcctccgaatccgaagtatgtaaagaaactcgagccttccgcttgccccgcttcccctgcactaaggaccagccctccatggcatcatccgggggctggctaacaggggtcggctcggggggcaagggcaatggctcagggactcgaggaggcagtggtgggacagcagaaaccggggaggattccccctgggacgagccctctcccacggccggcggtagccccgccacaccctcctccacagaggtggaccgagaaggaggaggaggggcagcttcgggtgccgggcagctagggggaccggcgatgacagggtcggcgccttgccggggctcaggggtcccggacgctcctccgtgctgggccaagggacagtccctccggacgtgccccatcgcccggcagaggtag